From Nicotiana tabacum cultivar K326 chromosome 22, ASM71507v2, whole genome shotgun sequence, one genomic window encodes:
- the LOC107786840 gene encoding uncharacterized protein LOC107786840, whose product MMNIFVITLVLTTLLTAGVFSPIPEKKEEVIVKEGHRVVVVEYEPNDGNTKVSISPQETDQKATAGVVSDVKDKISDTAEAVKDKIKEATSFGEGGKENGGVHKPTARELVCDAFGKCKHRIASALGGTKESISGKMHEIEEDAKATVENVYEKVKDTVVGKAHEASEKVSEVKEKTKDSVKEMVKEGAKETVEKVKGKAKDVADTTKTLKGDMKRNASADLDIIEEKAKAAKDAVKEDAHRLKVEGKRDYQIIRRFLSAKNFRSLMGMIHLLGFALSYGVCIWVTFISSNILARALPKQQFAMVQSKIYPVYFKTLAYGITTAFLGHFMSQRHRYYYANRAETIQGFLCLATICMALINSFVLEPRASKVMRERMKLEKEEGKGEDIFSVEPSTSSVDALKDPTGIKIGKQATSSQGPAETHRELSEEAARMKPQVERLSQKLKKLNFVSSFFNVLTLVALSYHLVYLSQLVRASSY is encoded by the exons TATTTTCGTTATTACTCTTGTATTAACCACACTTCTAACAGCAGGGGTCTTTTCTCCAATCccagaaaagaaagaagaagttataGTCAAAGAAGGTCATAGAGTTGTAGTTGTTGAATATGAGCCAAACGATGGAAATACCAAGGTCTCAATTTCCCCACAAGAAACAGACCAAAAAGCAACAGCAGGGGTTGTTTCAGATGTCAAAGATAAAATATCAGATACAGCAGAGGCAGTTAAAGACAAAATCAAAGAAGCTACATCCTTTGGAGAAGGAGGAAAAGAAAATGGTGGGGTTCATAAGCCAACTGCTAGAGAACTGGTTTGTGATGCCTTTGGCAAGTGCAAACATAGGATAGCAAGTGCACTAGGTGGAACCAAAGAATCTATTTCTGGAAAGATGcatgaaattgaagaagatgcAAAAGCGACTGTTGAAAATGTTTACGAGAAAGTGAAAGATACAGTTGTTGGAAAAGCGCATGAGGCTTCAGAAAAGGTAAGTGAAGTGAAAGAAAAAACCAAAGATTCTGTTAAGGAGATGGTGAAAGAAGGTGCTAAAGAGACTGTTGAGAAAGTGAAAGGAAAAGCTAAAGACGTGGCTGACACAACAAAGACACTGAAGGGTGATATGAAGAGAAATGCTTCAGCAGATCTTGATATCATAGAAGAAAAAGCGAAAGCAGCAAAAGATGCAGTGAAAGAAGATGCACATAGGCTTAAAGTGGAAGGCAAAAGGGATTATCAAATAATTCGGAGGTTCTTATCAGCCAAGAATTTTAGATCTTTAATGGGAATGATTCATTTGCTTGGCTTTGCATTATCTTATGGGGTGTGTATTTGGGTGACATTTATCTCGAGTAATATTTTGGCAAGAGCTTTGCCGAAGCAGCAGTTTGCGATGGTACAGAGCAAGATTTACCCGGTTTACTTCAAGACTCTGGCTTATGGCATCACCACAGCGTTTCTCGGCCATTTCATGAGCCAGAGGCATCGATATTATTATGCGAACAGGGCTGAAACAATCCAGGGTTTCCTTTGTTTGGCCACAATATGCATGGCTTTGATCAACTCGTTCGTCTTGGAGCCTCGAGCCTCTAAG GTGATGAGGGAGAGAATGAAACTGGAGAAAGAGGAAGGAAAAGGAGAAGATATATTTAGCGTAGAACCAAGCACTTCAAGCGTGGACGCACTGAAAGATCCAACAGGAATAAAAATAGGCAAACAAGCAACAAGTAGTCAAGGACCTGCAGAAACACACCGAGAGTTGTCTGAAGAAGCAGCAAGAATGAAACCTCAAGTTGAGAGATTGAGTCAGAAACTAAAGAAGCTGAATTTCGTCTCATCTTTTTTCAATGTACTCACACTAGTGGCTCTTAGTTATCACCTTGTTTACCTAAGCCAATTAGTGCGTGCCAGCAGTTATTAA